A genomic segment from Flavobacterium sp. 9R encodes:
- a CDS encoding homogentisate 1,2-dioxygenase, with the protein MPIYHKLGDFPQKRHVQFEKPDGGLYYEQLFGTEGFHGHSSLLYHVHRPTQVKEILNSYSVEPKIAIGKNIKSLLLKGFELLPENDFLESRKPMLVNKDCTIGLAAPTASLRSYFYKNADADEMIFIHKGSGTLRTMMGNIPFEYGDYLIIPRGMIYQIDFDTTENRLFYVESFAPFYTPKRYKNESGQHLEHAPFCERDFKLPIALETHDEKGDFLIKIKKEGMMHEVVYATHPFDVIGWDGYNFPYGFSIHNFEPITGRVHQPPPVHQTFETATFVVCSFVPRLYDYHPKAIPAPYNHSNIDSDEVLYYVDGDFMSRNNIEQGHITLHPKGIPHGPAPGAMERSIGQTITQELAVMVDTFRPLMVTEEAMGLDDGQYYKSWVE; encoded by the coding sequence ATGCCAATATATCATAAACTAGGAGATTTTCCTCAAAAACGCCACGTACAATTCGAGAAACCTGATGGGGGATTGTATTACGAGCAACTATTCGGTACCGAGGGTTTTCACGGTCATTCGTCACTATTATATCATGTACACAGACCTACTCAGGTCAAAGAAATACTAAATTCGTATTCGGTAGAACCCAAAATTGCTATCGGTAAAAACATCAAATCGTTATTGCTAAAAGGGTTTGAATTGTTACCCGAAAATGATTTCTTAGAAAGCCGCAAACCTATGTTAGTCAATAAAGATTGTACCATTGGTTTAGCCGCTCCAACAGCATCCTTGCGCTCTTATTTTTATAAAAATGCCGATGCCGATGAAATGATTTTCATCCACAAAGGAAGCGGAACCCTAAGAACGATGATGGGTAATATTCCTTTTGAATATGGAGACTATCTCATCATACCTCGCGGAATGATTTATCAAATCGATTTTGATACTACTGAGAATCGCTTGTTTTATGTTGAATCTTTCGCGCCTTTTTATACACCAAAACGATATAAAAACGAATCGGGTCAGCATTTAGAGCACGCTCCTTTTTGTGAACGCGATTTCAAATTGCCAATAGCCTTAGAAACGCACGACGAAAAAGGAGATTTCTTAATCAAAATCAAAAAAGAAGGGATGATGCACGAGGTGGTATATGCCACGCATCCTTTTGATGTTATTGGTTGGGATGGCTATAACTTTCCTTATGGCTTTAGCATCCACAACTTCGAGCCCATAACTGGTCGCGTGCACCAACCACCACCAGTACACCAAACCTTCGAGACGGCTACTTTTGTAGTGTGTTCTTTCGTGCCTCGTTTGTACGATTACCATCCAAAAGCCATTCCTGCGCCTTACAATCACAGCAACATCGATAGCGATGAGGTATTGTATTATGTAGATGGCGATTTTATGAGCCGTAATAATATCGAACAAGGTCACATCACTTTGCATCCAAAAGGAATTCCTCACGGGCCAGCACCAGGAGCTATGGAACGAAGCATTGGTCAAACCATCACACAAGAATTAGCCGTAATGGTCGATACGTTTCGCCCTTTGATGGTTACCGAAGAAGCGATGGGTCTTGATGACGGACAGTACTACAAATCTTGGGTAGAGTAA
- the hppD gene encoding 4-hydroxyphenylpyruvate dioxygenase: MAKEVQSVEYGLEKIFEGAQDFLPLMGTDYVEFYVGNAKQAAHFYKTAFGFQSHAYCGLETGSRDKVSYVLKQDKIRLVLTTALTSESPIGEHVKKHGDGVKIVALWVEDARKSFEETTKRGAKVYMEPTVEKDEFGEVVRAGIYTYGETVHMFVERKNYTGAFLPGFVEWKSDYNPTSVGLKYIDHMVGNVGWNQMNVWVKWYEDVMGFVNFLSFDDKQIHTEYSALMSKVMSNGNGRIKFPINEPAKGNKRSQIEEYLDFYEGAGVQHIAIATDDIITTVTELRARGVEFLSAPPHAYYQAIPERLGEHMSMMKEDLAVIEKLAIMVDADEDGYLLQIFTKPVEDRPTLFFEIIQRMGAKGFGAGNFKALFESIEREQKLRGTL; this comes from the coding sequence ATGGCAAAAGAAGTACAATCAGTAGAATACGGACTAGAGAAAATATTTGAAGGAGCACAAGATTTCCTTCCATTAATGGGAACTGATTACGTAGAATTTTATGTGGGTAACGCTAAACAAGCGGCTCATTTTTATAAAACAGCTTTCGGATTTCAATCGCACGCGTATTGCGGTTTAGAAACAGGCTCAAGGGACAAAGTTTCTTATGTGCTAAAACAAGACAAAATCCGTTTGGTGTTGACTACCGCTCTTACTAGTGAATCCCCAATTGGTGAACACGTAAAAAAACACGGCGATGGGGTAAAAATCGTGGCGCTTTGGGTAGAAGATGCTCGTAAATCTTTTGAAGAAACCACCAAGCGTGGCGCAAAAGTATATATGGAACCTACCGTAGAAAAAGACGAATTTGGAGAAGTAGTTCGCGCTGGAATTTATACTTATGGCGAAACCGTACATATGTTTGTAGAGCGTAAAAACTACACAGGTGCTTTTCTTCCAGGATTTGTAGAATGGAAATCGGACTACAACCCAACTTCTGTTGGTTTAAAGTACATAGACCATATGGTAGGAAATGTGGGGTGGAACCAAATGAATGTTTGGGTAAAATGGTACGAAGACGTTATGGGATTTGTGAATTTCCTTTCTTTTGATGACAAACAAATCCATACCGAGTATTCTGCTTTGATGAGTAAAGTAATGAGTAATGGTAACGGAAGAATTAAATTCCCAATCAACGAACCAGCGAAAGGAAACAAGCGTTCACAAATTGAAGAATATTTAGATTTTTATGAAGGAGCAGGCGTGCAGCACATTGCCATTGCTACCGATGATATTATTACTACTGTTACTGAGCTTAGAGCTCGTGGTGTAGAATTTTTGTCAGCGCCACCTCATGCCTATTACCAAGCCATTCCAGAACGTTTGGGTGAGCATATGAGTATGATGAAAGAGGATTTAGCCGTTATCGAAAAGTTAGCCATCATGGTCGATGCTGATGAAGATGGGTATTTATTACAAATCTTTACCAAGCCAGTTGAGGACCGTCCTACCTTGTTTTTTGAGATTATTCAGCGAATGGGAGCCAAAGGATTTGGTGCAGGTAATTTCAAAGCTTTATTCGAATCTATTGAAAGAGAGCAAAAATTGCGAGGAACGTTGTAA
- a CDS encoding DUF3108 domain-containing protein: MRKLILLFLLALTVSFDSQDTSAFDAGEWFKFRIHYGFVNAGYATLEVKDAVINQKSVYHVIGKGYTTGMSRFFFKVDDLYESYFDKETGYPYQFVRKIDEGGYTKNQEGFFNQATNKVLVKDYKHKNEKTFSFPKGTQDIVSTFYYLRNYPTIDKLKVGESVAIDMFFDNETTKFKLKFLGREDITTKFGVISAMIFRPLVQSGRVFKEKESLTVWISNDQNKIPLRIKAELAVGSIKADLDAYKGLKHPFKIKAK, translated from the coding sequence ATGAGAAAATTAATACTCCTCTTTTTGTTGGCCTTAACAGTTAGCTTTGATTCTCAGGACACTTCAGCATTCGATGCTGGTGAATGGTTTAAATTCCGAATACATTATGGTTTTGTAAATGCAGGTTATGCTACATTAGAAGTAAAAGATGCAGTCATCAATCAAAAATCCGTTTACCATGTTATAGGTAAGGGATACACTACCGGAATGTCTCGTTTCTTTTTCAAAGTGGATGATTTATACGAAAGTTATTTCGATAAAGAAACCGGTTATCCTTATCAATTTGTTCGAAAAATAGACGAAGGCGGTTATACCAAAAATCAAGAAGGTTTTTTTAATCAAGCTACCAATAAAGTGTTAGTCAAAGATTATAAACACAAAAACGAAAAAACATTTTCATTTCCCAAGGGCACACAAGACATTGTTTCTACTTTTTATTATCTTAGAAATTACCCCACAATCGACAAATTAAAAGTGGGGGAATCTGTTGCGATTGATATGTTTTTTGACAATGAAACTACAAAGTTTAAGTTAAAATTCTTAGGTCGTGAAGATATTACAACTAAATTTGGCGTGATTTCAGCAATGATATTTCGCCCTTTAGTGCAATCTGGCCGTGTTTTTAAAGAGAAAGAGAGTTTAACGGTTTGGATTTCAAATGATCAAAATAAAATTCCTTTACGAATCAAAGCAGAACTAGCAGTTGGGTCTATCAAAGCTGATTTGGATGCCTACAAAGGATTAAAGCATCCCTTTAAAATAAAAGCAAAATAG
- a CDS encoding tryptophan 2,3-dioxygenase family protein, protein MNLKDNTSSLLEQLDQKFKAIDQKTTTHLEGLLWSKPITYWDYIQTDALLNLQTQRTTLPDEMVFIMYHQVNELLFKMILWEMQQISYCEQIETSFFTERLMRISRYFTMLTTSFDIMGDGMEVEQYMKFRNTLTPASGFQSAQYRMIEFASTDLINLIDARFRATIDRNTPYEHAFEHLYWQAAGKDHKTGEKSYLLQEFERKYKSSFLTQMKEYNTINLWQKFKQLPDEAQQDPALIKAMREYDYTVNVTWVMQHLNTAKKYIESSGFGDGEATGGSDWKKYMHPKYQRRIFFPELWSTEELANWGVEL, encoded by the coding sequence ATGAATCTTAAAGATAATACCTCTTCATTATTAGAACAACTCGATCAAAAATTTAAAGCAATAGATCAAAAAACAACCACTCATTTGGAAGGTCTTTTGTGGTCTAAACCCATTACCTATTGGGATTATATTCAAACGGATGCATTGTTGAATCTGCAAACCCAGCGCACGACTTTACCTGACGAAATGGTTTTTATTATGTACCATCAGGTCAATGAATTGTTGTTCAAAATGATTCTTTGGGAAATGCAACAAATCTCTTATTGTGAACAGATAGAAACCTCTTTTTTTACGGAGAGATTAATGAGAATTAGTCGTTATTTCACTATGCTGACAACTTCATTCGATATTATGGGTGACGGAATGGAAGTAGAGCAGTACATGAAATTTAGAAATACGTTGACACCAGCTAGTGGTTTTCAAAGCGCCCAATACCGAATGATTGAATTTGCATCAACAGATCTAATTAATTTAATCGACGCGAGATTTCGTGCTACTATTGATCGTAATACTCCTTATGAACATGCTTTCGAACATTTATATTGGCAAGCGGCTGGAAAAGATCATAAAACAGGCGAGAAATCCTATCTATTACAAGAGTTTGAGCGTAAATATAAGTCTTCTTTCCTTACTCAAATGAAGGAGTACAATACCATCAATCTTTGGCAGAAATTCAAACAATTGCCAGATGAAGCTCAGCAAGATCCTGCTTTAATCAAGGCTATGAGAGAGTATGATTATACGGTAAATGTTACTTGGGTAATGCAACATTTAAATACAGCCAAAAAGTATATTGAGTCCAGTGGATTCGGAGATGGAGAAGCTACAGGTGGAAGTGATTGGAAAAAATACATGCATCCAAAGTATCAAAGACGTATATTTTTTCCTGAATTATGGAGCACAGAGGAATTAGCCAATTGGGGAGTTGAATTATAA
- a CDS encoding peptidoglycan DD-metalloendopeptidase family protein, translated as MKRFAILLLCSLVFFSCTKKDEVWSEVKTKPISKKKEFGFTYSDFNVVHDTLKSGDTFGSIIQKQNIGDKKVFELVEQIKDSFDVRSIRNNKPYTLLRSKNKTKELLVFVYQPDALHYYVVDFRDSITKAYKKTKPITIKRRTIGGVLKSSLSETLESANVEGGLASRIAKIYAWSIDFFKLKRGDRFAITFTERYINDSIYDGVDSLEASFFEYKGKIIYAFPFVANPSSNRIEYYDEEGKGLKNFFLKTPIKFSRLSSRFSASRFHPVQLTWKAHKGTDYAAPHGTPITTTASGVVEQTGYTAGNGNFVKVKHNGTYSTQYLHMSRILVRRGQRVTQGQPIGLVGSTGLATGPHVCYRFWKNGVQVDPLRLKLPNGEPLTGATKERFFKQITPLKFELDSIANL; from the coding sequence TTGAAACGTTTCGCAATCCTTTTATTATGTTCTCTAGTTTTTTTCTCATGTACGAAAAAAGATGAGGTTTGGAGTGAAGTCAAAACAAAACCTATTTCTAAAAAGAAAGAGTTTGGCTTTACTTATTCTGATTTTAATGTTGTGCATGATACTTTAAAGAGTGGAGATACTTTTGGTAGCATTATTCAGAAACAAAATATTGGTGACAAAAAAGTATTTGAATTAGTAGAACAAATCAAAGATTCATTTGATGTAAGATCCATTCGAAACAATAAGCCTTACACACTTTTACGTTCAAAAAACAAGACGAAAGAATTGCTTGTTTTCGTCTACCAACCCGATGCTCTTCATTATTATGTAGTAGATTTTAGAGATTCAATAACAAAAGCCTACAAAAAAACAAAACCAATTACAATCAAAAGAAGAACCATTGGTGGTGTGCTGAAAAGTTCTCTTTCTGAAACCCTTGAGAGTGCCAACGTTGAAGGTGGCTTGGCTAGCAGAATTGCAAAAATTTATGCTTGGTCTATTGATTTTTTCAAGTTAAAAAGAGGAGATCGTTTTGCAATTACATTTACCGAACGGTATATCAACGACTCTATTTATGATGGCGTAGATAGTTTAGAAGCTTCTTTTTTTGAATATAAGGGCAAAATTATTTATGCTTTTCCGTTTGTGGCCAATCCTTCATCAAACAGAATTGAATATTATGATGAAGAAGGAAAAGGCTTGAAAAATTTCTTTTTGAAAACACCTATTAAGTTTAGCCGTCTATCTTCGCGTTTTTCTGCAAGTCGTTTTCATCCTGTTCAACTTACTTGGAAAGCGCACAAAGGTACGGATTATGCAGCGCCACACGGTACACCTATAACGACAACTGCTTCAGGAGTTGTAGAACAAACAGGTTATACCGCTGGGAATGGTAATTTTGTAAAAGTGAAGCATAATGGTACTTACTCCACTCAATATTTACACATGTCTAGAATTCTAGTGCGAAGAGGACAACGCGTAACTCAAGGTCAACCTATTGGTCTTGTAGGAAGTACAGGATTAGCGACAGGACCACACGTGTGTTATCGCTTTTGGAAAAACGGTGTGCAAGTAGATCCCCTGCGTTTGAAGTTGCCTAATGGTGAACCTTTGACCGGAGCAACCAAAGAACGTTTTTTCAAACAAATAACGCCTTTAAAATTTGAATTGGATAGTATTGCCAATTTATAA
- the pgi gene encoding glucose-6-phosphate isomerase → MALHTINPTQTKAWEKLQNHFAALQSVTMQELFLKDTNRAEQFNIIWNDFLLDYSKNNIDKETIQLLVELANECGLQSAISDYFEGALINQTENRAVLHTALRAKSDAVINVEGVNVIPEVYEVKAKIKTFTNEVVSGIRKGYTGKTFTDVVNIGIGGSDLGPVMAVEALQFYKNHLNVHFVSNVDGDHANEIIKKLKPETTLFVIVSKTFTTQETLTNSETIRKWFLQSATQEDVAKHFVAVSTNMQKVTEFGINPDNVFPMWDWVGGRFSLWSAVGLSISLAVGYDNYEALLGGANEMDEHFKTTTFENNIPVVLGLLSVWYNNFFGAESEALIPYTQYLQKLAPYLQQGTMESNGKSIGRDGKPVDYQTGTIIWGEPGTNAQHAFFQLIHQGTKLIPTDFIGYVEPLYGDWNHHDKLMSNFFAQTEALLHGKTPAQVQAEFDKQGLAPEKAAYLLPFKVFTGNKPTNTILIQKLTPKSLGSLIAMYEHKIFVQGVIWNIFSFDQWGVELGKQLANSILEEIETESVKNHDSSTAFLLNHFLKNKRK, encoded by the coding sequence ATGGCCTTACATACAATCAATCCAACGCAGACTAAAGCTTGGGAAAAATTACAAAATCATTTTGCTGCATTGCAATCAGTTACGATGCAGGAGTTGTTTCTGAAAGACACTAATAGAGCAGAGCAATTCAATATTATTTGGAACGACTTTTTATTAGATTATTCCAAAAATAATATAGATAAAGAGACTATTCAGTTATTAGTAGAATTGGCTAATGAATGTGGTTTACAATCGGCTATTTCGGATTATTTTGAAGGAGCTTTAATCAATCAAACAGAAAATCGTGCCGTTTTGCACACGGCACTGAGAGCCAAATCAGACGCAGTTATAAATGTAGAGGGAGTAAATGTTATCCCTGAAGTCTATGAGGTAAAAGCCAAAATTAAAACGTTTACGAACGAGGTGGTTTCAGGAATCCGTAAAGGATACACTGGTAAAACTTTTACCGATGTTGTAAATATTGGTATTGGAGGTTCAGATTTAGGACCAGTAATGGCAGTTGAAGCCTTACAATTCTATAAAAATCATTTGAACGTTCATTTCGTATCCAATGTTGATGGAGATCACGCGAATGAGATTATCAAAAAATTAAAGCCAGAGACAACATTATTTGTGATTGTTTCTAAAACCTTTACTACACAAGAAACGTTGACGAATTCTGAAACCATTAGAAAGTGGTTTTTACAATCGGCTACACAAGAAGATGTTGCTAAACATTTTGTAGCGGTTTCTACCAATATGCAAAAAGTTACCGAATTTGGAATCAATCCTGATAATGTATTCCCAATGTGGGATTGGGTTGGAGGAAGATTTTCCTTATGGAGTGCCGTAGGATTGTCTATTAGCTTGGCAGTTGGTTACGACAATTATGAAGCTTTATTAGGTGGAGCCAATGAAATGGACGAACATTTTAAAACCACTACTTTTGAAAATAACATTCCTGTTGTTTTAGGTTTGTTGAGTGTTTGGTATAATAATTTCTTTGGTGCTGAAAGCGAAGCCTTGATTCCATATACTCAATATTTACAAAAATTAGCACCTTACTTGCAGCAAGGAACGATGGAAAGTAATGGTAAAAGTATAGGTCGTGACGGAAAGCCAGTTGATTACCAAACGGGAACAATAATTTGGGGAGAGCCTGGTACCAACGCACAACATGCTTTTTTTCAATTAATTCACCAAGGTACAAAATTGATTCCTACTGATTTTATTGGTTATGTGGAGCCATTGTACGGAGATTGGAATCATCATGATAAATTGATGTCAAATTTCTTTGCTCAAACTGAGGCCTTGTTGCATGGTAAAACTCCAGCTCAGGTACAAGCGGAATTCGATAAGCAAGGACTTGCTCCAGAAAAAGCAGCATATCTTTTGCCTTTTAAAGTATTCACTGGAAACAAACCTACCAATACCATTTTGATTCAAAAACTTACCCCTAAATCTCTTGGGTCATTGATTGCAATGTATGAGCACAAGATTTTTGTTCAAGGAGTTATTTGGAACATTTTTAGTTTTGACCAATGGGGCGTTGAATTAGGGAAGCAATTAGCGAATTCTATTTTAGAAGAAATTGAAACGGAATCGGTTAAAAATCATGATAGTTCTACAGCATTTTTATTGAACCATTTTCTTAAAAATAAGAGAAAGTAA
- a CDS encoding TonB-dependent receptor domain-containing protein gives MKIIKNWLLTGMVFFMVSMAFSQGKITGTITDGQSSLPGANVIIKGTSKGVAVDFDGKFTLSTTTSSGEIVISFLGFDTKTVKFSVSKGETQDLGDIVLVSNSNELQEIVVKSSVIDVAKDRKTPVAVSTIKAAEIQEKLGTQEFPEILANTPSVYATKSGGGFGDARINIRGFSQENIAVMVNGMPVNDMENSRVFWSNWAGLSDVTSAMQVQRGLGSSKLAISSVGGTINVLTRTADMKEGGTILTGFGNANYIKTNASYSTGKMENGLSASVLLGQTLGDGYVDGTKFQGYNYFVGLGYTTADDKHSFQFTFTGAPQWHNQRSNAPTIATYRKYGANNEPDIRYNSDWGYLDGEEYSFRTNYYHKPVMSLNWDYNINDKMKLSSVVYGSWGRGGGTNGAGAIRGNRFFADPLKTPNGLINVDLIRNYNSGMPVVINNVSYTRAKINGLYESSSSTSNNSTNGISQIASVNSHNWYGTVVNLNTKLTDNLVLDFGVDARTYRGIHYQTLVDLLGSDTYNANYSATGATSNDINNKIRSITQTSNARPHGNPFFNSDHQNKINYNNDGLVRWYGAFTQLEYRKDNLTAFFQGAISQQGFKREDYFKYLTSDPLSSTDYENILGGNVKGGVNYNINDNHNVFVNAGYYSKQPFFNAVYPNNASLVGENLTNEKITGLEAGYGFRSAIFNATLNLYYTSWKDRYQRATDNATDNPGGYYDFSGITEVHSGVELEANARVTNKFKVNGMVSVGNWVYDGNSKSNRYDFENNPISGGTATTLYLDKVKVGDAAQLTASIGASYEVLERVILDANYRYSDHLYASIDPGRFTSATNKGTLELPSYGLMDAGFSYKMLVGKNKDRSLNFRLNVNNVLDKIYIAESRTNIFADDIASGGQTYEQLGRTYNGIADGNQVFFGFGRTWNFTLRYNF, from the coding sequence ATGAAGATAATTAAAAATTGGTTACTCACTGGAATGGTGTTTTTTATGGTATCAATGGCTTTCTCACAAGGGAAAATAACAGGTACTATAACTGATGGACAAAGTTCGTTGCCTGGCGCAAATGTTATTATCAAAGGAACCTCCAAAGGAGTAGCTGTTGATTTTGATGGAAAGTTCACACTTTCTACAACAACAAGTTCAGGAGAAATAGTAATTTCTTTTCTAGGCTTTGATACAAAAACGGTAAAATTTTCAGTTTCTAAAGGTGAAACTCAAGATCTAGGAGATATTGTTTTGGTATCAAATTCAAATGAATTACAAGAAATTGTAGTTAAGTCAAGTGTTATTGACGTAGCTAAAGACAGAAAAACACCTGTAGCAGTTTCAACAATCAAAGCTGCAGAAATTCAAGAAAAATTGGGTACACAAGAATTCCCAGAAATCTTAGCAAACACTCCTTCTGTTTATGCTACAAAATCCGGTGGTGGTTTTGGTGATGCCAGAATTAATATACGTGGGTTTTCTCAAGAGAATATTGCGGTAATGGTTAATGGTATGCCAGTTAACGATATGGAGAATAGCCGTGTATTTTGGAGTAACTGGGCTGGTTTGTCTGATGTAACTTCAGCTATGCAAGTACAAAGAGGTTTGGGTTCATCTAAATTAGCAATTTCTTCAGTAGGTGGTACTATAAACGTTCTTACAAGAACTGCTGATATGAAAGAAGGCGGTACTATTTTGACGGGTTTTGGTAATGCAAATTATATTAAAACAAATGCATCTTATTCAACAGGTAAGATGGAAAATGGTTTATCCGCTTCTGTTTTGTTAGGACAAACTTTAGGTGATGGTTATGTTGATGGTACAAAATTTCAAGGGTATAATTATTTTGTAGGACTTGGTTATACTACAGCTGATGATAAGCATAGTTTTCAATTTACATTTACTGGTGCTCCTCAGTGGCATAACCAAAGATCTAATGCTCCAACAATTGCAACTTACAGAAAGTATGGTGCTAATAATGAACCAGACATCAGATACAATTCTGATTGGGGATATTTAGATGGTGAAGAGTATAGTTTTAGAACTAATTATTACCACAAGCCAGTTATGTCATTAAATTGGGATTACAATATTAATGATAAAATGAAATTGTCTAGTGTAGTTTATGGCTCATGGGGTCGTGGTGGTGGAACTAATGGAGCTGGAGCGATTAGAGGAAATCGTTTTTTTGCTGATCCTTTGAAAACACCTAATGGTTTAATTAATGTTGATTTAATTCGTAATTATAACTCTGGTATGCCGGTAGTAATTAATAATGTTTCTTATACCAGAGCAAAAATCAATGGCCTTTATGAAAGTAGTAGCTCTACTTCAAACAATTCGACAAATGGTATTTCGCAAATTGCTTCTGTAAACTCTCATAACTGGTATGGTACAGTAGTTAATTTAAACACAAAATTAACTGACAACTTAGTTTTGGATTTTGGTGTTGATGCTAGAACTTATAGAGGTATTCATTATCAAACTTTAGTTGACTTACTTGGTTCTGATACTTATAATGCAAATTATTCTGCAACTGGAGCTACAAGCAATGATATAAATAATAAGATTCGTTCTATTACTCAGACTTCAAATGCAAGACCACATGGTAATCCGTTTTTTAATTCAGATCATCAAAATAAAATCAATTACAATAATGATGGTTTAGTAAGATGGTATGGAGCCTTTACTCAATTAGAATATCGTAAGGATAACTTAACTGCTTTTTTTCAAGGAGCAATTTCTCAACAAGGTTTTAAAAGAGAAGATTATTTTAAATATCTTACAAGTGATCCTTTAAGTTCAACTGATTATGAAAATATTCTTGGTGGAAACGTAAAAGGTGGTGTAAATTACAATATTAATGATAATCATAATGTGTTTGTAAATGCTGGTTATTATTCTAAACAACCATTTTTTAATGCAGTTTACCCTAACAATGCATCATTGGTTGGTGAGAACCTTACAAATGAAAAAATTACTGGTTTAGAAGCTGGTTATGGTTTTAGGTCAGCTATTTTTAATGCTACATTGAATTTGTATTATACATCATGGAAAGATAGATACCAAAGAGCAACGGATAATGCTACCGATAATCCAGGTGGATACTATGACTTTTCTGGTATCACAGAGGTGCACTCAGGTGTTGAGCTTGAAGCTAATGCTAGGGTTACCAATAAATTTAAAGTTAATGGAATGGTTTCTGTTGGTAATTGGGTTTATGATGGTAATAGTAAAAGTAATAGATATGACTTTGAAAACAATCCTATAAGTGGTGGTACTGCAACTACATTATATTTGGATAAAGTAAAAGTTGGTGATGCTGCTCAATTAACTGCTTCTATTGGTGCTTCTTATGAAGTTTTGGAAAGAGTTATTTTGGATGCTAATTACAGATATTCTGATCATTTGTATGCTTCTATTGATCCAGGTAGATTTACTTCAGCTACAAATAAGGGTACTTTAGAGTTACCTTCATACGGATTAATGGATGCTGGTTTTTCTTACAAAATGTTAGTTGGTAAAAATAAAGACAGATCTTTAAACTTCAGATTAAACGTTAATAATGTTTTAGATAAAATCTACATTGCGGAGTCAAGAACAAATATTTTTGCGGATGATATTGCTTCTGGAGGACAAACGTACGAGCAACTAGGAAGAACATACAATGGAATAGCAGATGGTAACCAAGTATTCTTTGGTTTCGGAAGAACATGGAACTTTACCTTGCGTTATAATTTCTAA
- a CDS encoding septal ring lytic transglycosylase RlpA family protein, with the protein MKKLLAILFLFVIIGIVYSQGPSLIKEKVTSSKDTIKKEKTNLLPQTLIQDTIFDPNVKYVLYKKNAHASYYAEKFHGRRTASGQRFDMHKMTAAHKKLPFGSKIRVTNESNGKSVIVEVNDRGPFVKSREIDLSKKAFMAIASSKAAGSMKVTIETIVKK; encoded by the coding sequence ATGAAAAAATTATTAGCCATACTTTTTTTATTTGTTATCATTGGGATAGTATATAGTCAGGGACCTTCTTTAATTAAAGAAAAGGTGACTAGTTCCAAAGACACAATAAAAAAAGAGAAGACCAATCTTTTGCCTCAGACATTGATACAAGACACGATCTTTGATCCTAATGTAAAATATGTTTTGTATAAAAAAAATGCACATGCGTCCTATTATGCTGAAAAATTTCATGGTCGTAGAACTGCAAGTGGACAACGATTTGATATGCATAAAATGACAGCAGCCCACAAGAAATTACCATTTGGCTCTAAGATTAGAGTAACTAATGAAAGTAATGGTAAATCAGTTATTGTTGAAGTTAATGATAGAGGTCCTTTTGTTAAATCACGAGAAATTGATTTATCTAAAAAAGCTTTTATGGCCATCGCTTCATCAAAAGCTGCAGGTTCAATGAAAGTTACGATTGAAACTATTGTAAAAAAATAA